A region of Zeugodacus cucurbitae isolate PBARC_wt_2022May chromosome 5, idZeuCucr1.2, whole genome shotgun sequence DNA encodes the following proteins:
- the LOC105208565 gene encoding ELAV-like protein 3 isoform X1 — translation MTNAMDIVKNGSANGSVDGSSDESRTNLIVNYLPQTMTQEEMRSLFSSIGELESCKLVRDKASGNLVLPASLTALNPALQQVGQSLGYGFVNYVRAEDAEKAVNTLNGLRLQNKVIKVSYARPSSESIKGANLYVSGLPKNLSQPDLEALFASYGKIITSRILCDNISGLSKGVGFIRFDQRNEAERAIQELNGKTPKGYTEPITVKFANNPSNSAKAQLPPPLAAYLTPQAAAATRRLAGALPSAGRISIGKSPMLAINKGLQRYSPLAGDLLANSILPGNAMTGSGWCIFVYNLAPETEENVLWQLFGPFGAVQSVKVIRDLQTSKCKGFGFVTMTNYDEAVVAIQSLNGYTLGNRVLQVSFKTNKTKTA, via the exons TGGATATCGTGAAGAATGGCAGCGCCAATGGCTCCGTTGACGGCAGCTCGGACGAGTCGCGCACCAACTTGATTGTGAACTATTTGCCACAGACAATGACGCAAGAGGAGATGCGTTCGCTCTTCTCGAGCATTGGCGAATTGGAGAGTTGCAAGCTAGTGCGCGACAAAGCCTCAGGTAATTTGG TGTTGCCAGCTTCGTTGACCGCACTCAATCCGGCATTGCAACAAG TCGGCCAAAGCTTGGGCTACGGTTTTGTTAACTATGTACGCGCCGAGGATGCTGAGAAGGCCGTTAATACATTGAATGGTTTACGTTTACAGAATAAAGTGATTAAAGTATCATACGCCCGTCCAAGTTCGGAATCAATAAAGGGTGCTAATTTGTATGTATCGGGTCTTCCCAAAAATCTATCACAACCAGACTTGGAGGCACTATTCGCATCATATGGCAAGATAATTACATCTCGTATACTCTGTGATAATATTTCTG GTCTATCGAAAGGTGTCGGTTTTATACGTTTCGACCAACGCAACGAAGCCGAGCGCGCTATACAGGAATTAAATGGCAAAACGCCCAAAGGTTACACCGAACCAATAACTGTCAAATTTGCCAATAATCCCAGCAATAGCGCCAAAGCTCAACTCCCACCACCGCTGGCCGCTTATTTGACACCACAAGCGGCTGCCGCAACGCGTCGTCTTGCTGGCGCACTGCCATCGGCTGGACGTATAAG CATTGGAAAAAGCCCGATGTTAGCCATTAACAAGGGTTTACAAAG ATACTCACCATTGGCCGGTGATCTCTTGGCCAATTCCATTTTGCCCGGTAACGCCATGACCGGCTCCGGCTGGTGTATATTCGTTTACAACCTCGCACCCGAAACGGAGGAGAATGTCTTGTGGCAGCTGTTCGGCCCATTCGGTGCCGTACAATCGGTCAAGGTTATACGCGATCTGCAGACGAGCAAATGCAAGGGTTTCGGCTTTGTGACCATGACGAATTACGACGAAGCGGTTGTGGCAATACAATCACTCAACGGTTATACACTGGGCAACCGGGTGTTGCAAGTTAGCTTTAagacaaataaaaccaaaaccgCTTAA
- the LOC105208565 gene encoding ELAV-like protein 2 isoform X4: MTNAMDIVKNGSANGSVDGSSDESRTNLIVNYLPQTMTQEEMRSLFSSIGELESCKLVRDKASVLPASLTALNPALQQVGQSLGYGFVNYVRAEDAEKAVNTLNGLRLQNKVIKVSYARPSSESIKGANLYVSGLPKNLSQPDLEALFASYGKIITSRILCDNISGLSKGVGFIRFDQRNEAERAIQELNGKTPKGYTEPITVKFANNPSNSAKAQLPPPLAAYLTPQAAAATRRLAGALPSAGRIRYSPLAGDLLANSILPGNAMTGSGWCIFVYNLAPETEENVLWQLFGPFGAVQSVKVIRDLQTSKCKGFGFVTMTNYDEAVVAIQSLNGYTLGNRVLQVSFKTNKTKTA; the protein is encoded by the exons TGGATATCGTGAAGAATGGCAGCGCCAATGGCTCCGTTGACGGCAGCTCGGACGAGTCGCGCACCAACTTGATTGTGAACTATTTGCCACAGACAATGACGCAAGAGGAGATGCGTTCGCTCTTCTCGAGCATTGGCGAATTGGAGAGTTGCAAGCTAGTGCGCGACAAAGCCTCAG TGTTGCCAGCTTCGTTGACCGCACTCAATCCGGCATTGCAACAAG TCGGCCAAAGCTTGGGCTACGGTTTTGTTAACTATGTACGCGCCGAGGATGCTGAGAAGGCCGTTAATACATTGAATGGTTTACGTTTACAGAATAAAGTGATTAAAGTATCATACGCCCGTCCAAGTTCGGAATCAATAAAGGGTGCTAATTTGTATGTATCGGGTCTTCCCAAAAATCTATCACAACCAGACTTGGAGGCACTATTCGCATCATATGGCAAGATAATTACATCTCGTATACTCTGTGATAATATTTCTG GTCTATCGAAAGGTGTCGGTTTTATACGTTTCGACCAACGCAACGAAGCCGAGCGCGCTATACAGGAATTAAATGGCAAAACGCCCAAAGGTTACACCGAACCAATAACTGTCAAATTTGCCAATAATCCCAGCAATAGCGCCAAAGCTCAACTCCCACCACCGCTGGCCGCTTATTTGACACCACAAGCGGCTGCCGCAACGCGTCGTCTTGCTGGCGCACTGCCATCGGCTGGACGTATAAG ATACTCACCATTGGCCGGTGATCTCTTGGCCAATTCCATTTTGCCCGGTAACGCCATGACCGGCTCCGGCTGGTGTATATTCGTTTACAACCTCGCACCCGAAACGGAGGAGAATGTCTTGTGGCAGCTGTTCGGCCCATTCGGTGCCGTACAATCGGTCAAGGTTATACGCGATCTGCAGACGAGCAAATGCAAGGGTTTCGGCTTTGTGACCATGACGAATTACGACGAAGCGGTTGTGGCAATACAATCACTCAACGGTTATACACTGGGCAACCGGGTGTTGCAAGTTAGCTTTAagacaaataaaaccaaaaccgCTTAA
- the LOC105208565 gene encoding ELAV-like protein 2 isoform X3, whose amino-acid sequence MTNAMDIVKNGSANGSVDGSSDESRTNLIVNYLPQTMTQEEMRSLFSSIGELESCKLVRDKASGNLVLPASLTALNPALQQVGQSLGYGFVNYVRAEDAEKAVNTLNGLRLQNKVIKVSYARPSSESIKGANLYVSGLPKNLSQPDLEALFASYGKIITSRILCDNISGLSKGVGFIRFDQRNEAERAIQELNGKTPKGYTEPITVKFANNPSNSAKAQLPPPLAAYLTPQAAAATRRLAGALPSAGRIRYSPLAGDLLANSILPGNAMTGSGWCIFVYNLAPETEENVLWQLFGPFGAVQSVKVIRDLQTSKCKGFGFVTMTNYDEAVVAIQSLNGYTLGNRVLQVSFKTNKTKTA is encoded by the exons TGGATATCGTGAAGAATGGCAGCGCCAATGGCTCCGTTGACGGCAGCTCGGACGAGTCGCGCACCAACTTGATTGTGAACTATTTGCCACAGACAATGACGCAAGAGGAGATGCGTTCGCTCTTCTCGAGCATTGGCGAATTGGAGAGTTGCAAGCTAGTGCGCGACAAAGCCTCAGGTAATTTGG TGTTGCCAGCTTCGTTGACCGCACTCAATCCGGCATTGCAACAAG TCGGCCAAAGCTTGGGCTACGGTTTTGTTAACTATGTACGCGCCGAGGATGCTGAGAAGGCCGTTAATACATTGAATGGTTTACGTTTACAGAATAAAGTGATTAAAGTATCATACGCCCGTCCAAGTTCGGAATCAATAAAGGGTGCTAATTTGTATGTATCGGGTCTTCCCAAAAATCTATCACAACCAGACTTGGAGGCACTATTCGCATCATATGGCAAGATAATTACATCTCGTATACTCTGTGATAATATTTCTG GTCTATCGAAAGGTGTCGGTTTTATACGTTTCGACCAACGCAACGAAGCCGAGCGCGCTATACAGGAATTAAATGGCAAAACGCCCAAAGGTTACACCGAACCAATAACTGTCAAATTTGCCAATAATCCCAGCAATAGCGCCAAAGCTCAACTCCCACCACCGCTGGCCGCTTATTTGACACCACAAGCGGCTGCCGCAACGCGTCGTCTTGCTGGCGCACTGCCATCGGCTGGACGTATAAG ATACTCACCATTGGCCGGTGATCTCTTGGCCAATTCCATTTTGCCCGGTAACGCCATGACCGGCTCCGGCTGGTGTATATTCGTTTACAACCTCGCACCCGAAACGGAGGAGAATGTCTTGTGGCAGCTGTTCGGCCCATTCGGTGCCGTACAATCGGTCAAGGTTATACGCGATCTGCAGACGAGCAAATGCAAGGGTTTCGGCTTTGTGACCATGACGAATTACGACGAAGCGGTTGTGGCAATACAATCACTCAACGGTTATACACTGGGCAACCGGGTGTTGCAAGTTAGCTTTAagacaaataaaaccaaaaccgCTTAA
- the LOC105208565 gene encoding ELAV-like protein 2 isoform X5 — MTNAMDIVKNGSANGSVDGSSDESRTNLIVNYLPQTMTQEEMRSLFSSIGELESCKLVRDKASGNLVLPASLTALNPALQQVGQSLGYGFVNYVRAEDAEKAVNTLNGLRLQNKVIKVSYARPSSESIKGANLYVSGLPKNLSQPDLEALFASYGKIITSRILCDNISGLSKGVGFIRFDQRNEAERAIQELNGKTPKGYTEPITVKFANNPSNSAKAQLPPPLAAYLTPQAAAATRRLAGALPSAGRISDA, encoded by the exons TGGATATCGTGAAGAATGGCAGCGCCAATGGCTCCGTTGACGGCAGCTCGGACGAGTCGCGCACCAACTTGATTGTGAACTATTTGCCACAGACAATGACGCAAGAGGAGATGCGTTCGCTCTTCTCGAGCATTGGCGAATTGGAGAGTTGCAAGCTAGTGCGCGACAAAGCCTCAGGTAATTTGG TGTTGCCAGCTTCGTTGACCGCACTCAATCCGGCATTGCAACAAG TCGGCCAAAGCTTGGGCTACGGTTTTGTTAACTATGTACGCGCCGAGGATGCTGAGAAGGCCGTTAATACATTGAATGGTTTACGTTTACAGAATAAAGTGATTAAAGTATCATACGCCCGTCCAAGTTCGGAATCAATAAAGGGTGCTAATTTGTATGTATCGGGTCTTCCCAAAAATCTATCACAACCAGACTTGGAGGCACTATTCGCATCATATGGCAAGATAATTACATCTCGTATACTCTGTGATAATATTTCTG GTCTATCGAAAGGTGTCGGTTTTATACGTTTCGACCAACGCAACGAAGCCGAGCGCGCTATACAGGAATTAAATGGCAAAACGCCCAAAGGTTACACCGAACCAATAACTGTCAAATTTGCCAATAATCCCAGCAATAGCGCCAAAGCTCAACTCCCACCACCGCTGGCCGCTTATTTGACACCACAAGCGGCTGCCGCAACGCGTCGTCTTGCTGGCGCACTGCCATCGGCTGGACGTATAAG tGATGCTTAA
- the LOC105208565 gene encoding ELAV-like protein 3 isoform X2 → MTNAMDIVKNGSANGSVDGSSDESRTNLIVNYLPQTMTQEEMRSLFSSIGELESCKLVRDKASVLPASLTALNPALQQVGQSLGYGFVNYVRAEDAEKAVNTLNGLRLQNKVIKVSYARPSSESIKGANLYVSGLPKNLSQPDLEALFASYGKIITSRILCDNISGLSKGVGFIRFDQRNEAERAIQELNGKTPKGYTEPITVKFANNPSNSAKAQLPPPLAAYLTPQAAAATRRLAGALPSAGRISIGKSPMLAINKGLQRYSPLAGDLLANSILPGNAMTGSGWCIFVYNLAPETEENVLWQLFGPFGAVQSVKVIRDLQTSKCKGFGFVTMTNYDEAVVAIQSLNGYTLGNRVLQVSFKTNKTKTA, encoded by the exons TGGATATCGTGAAGAATGGCAGCGCCAATGGCTCCGTTGACGGCAGCTCGGACGAGTCGCGCACCAACTTGATTGTGAACTATTTGCCACAGACAATGACGCAAGAGGAGATGCGTTCGCTCTTCTCGAGCATTGGCGAATTGGAGAGTTGCAAGCTAGTGCGCGACAAAGCCTCAG TGTTGCCAGCTTCGTTGACCGCACTCAATCCGGCATTGCAACAAG TCGGCCAAAGCTTGGGCTACGGTTTTGTTAACTATGTACGCGCCGAGGATGCTGAGAAGGCCGTTAATACATTGAATGGTTTACGTTTACAGAATAAAGTGATTAAAGTATCATACGCCCGTCCAAGTTCGGAATCAATAAAGGGTGCTAATTTGTATGTATCGGGTCTTCCCAAAAATCTATCACAACCAGACTTGGAGGCACTATTCGCATCATATGGCAAGATAATTACATCTCGTATACTCTGTGATAATATTTCTG GTCTATCGAAAGGTGTCGGTTTTATACGTTTCGACCAACGCAACGAAGCCGAGCGCGCTATACAGGAATTAAATGGCAAAACGCCCAAAGGTTACACCGAACCAATAACTGTCAAATTTGCCAATAATCCCAGCAATAGCGCCAAAGCTCAACTCCCACCACCGCTGGCCGCTTATTTGACACCACAAGCGGCTGCCGCAACGCGTCGTCTTGCTGGCGCACTGCCATCGGCTGGACGTATAAG CATTGGAAAAAGCCCGATGTTAGCCATTAACAAGGGTTTACAAAG ATACTCACCATTGGCCGGTGATCTCTTGGCCAATTCCATTTTGCCCGGTAACGCCATGACCGGCTCCGGCTGGTGTATATTCGTTTACAACCTCGCACCCGAAACGGAGGAGAATGTCTTGTGGCAGCTGTTCGGCCCATTCGGTGCCGTACAATCGGTCAAGGTTATACGCGATCTGCAGACGAGCAAATGCAAGGGTTTCGGCTTTGTGACCATGACGAATTACGACGAAGCGGTTGTGGCAATACAATCACTCAACGGTTATACACTGGGCAACCGGGTGTTGCAAGTTAGCTTTAagacaaataaaaccaaaaccgCTTAA